The Methanooceanicella nereidis genome window below encodes:
- the pheA gene encoding prephenate dehydratase, with translation MKLGLLGPEGTFSEMAAKKWKPDAGLIFFDDMESAVRCVDEGICDESIVPVENSVEGAVGIVLDVLLEIKSPIIGEVILPVKQCLMSKGGISDIKVIVSHPQALGQCRRYIREHFPNAEVRTTGSTAHAGKLAQEFTEMAAIGCSESANRYGLKVLKEGIQDYQSNYTRFFVFGKKMHAPTGNDKTSLAVYLEKDMPGALYEFLGEFANRSINMTRIESRPSKKMLGEYWFFIDVEGHAEDLVLQEAISALKDKCTTLKVLGSYPKAETL, from the coding sequence ATGAAACTAGGATTACTCGGTCCGGAAGGCACTTTCTCTGAAATGGCGGCAAAAAAATGGAAACCTGATGCCGGGCTGATCTTTTTCGATGATATGGAATCCGCGGTAAGATGCGTGGATGAAGGCATATGCGACGAGTCCATCGTCCCGGTCGAAAACTCAGTCGAGGGAGCCGTAGGGATAGTGCTAGACGTTCTCCTTGAGATAAAGTCGCCCATCATCGGCGAAGTGATTTTACCGGTAAAGCAATGCCTTATGTCAAAGGGAGGCATTTCGGACATCAAGGTCATAGTCTCGCACCCGCAGGCTCTCGGGCAATGCAGGAGATATATCCGCGAGCATTTCCCGAACGCCGAGGTCAGGACTACCGGAAGCACGGCACATGCCGGCAAACTGGCACAGGAATTCACGGAAATGGCCGCGATAGGATGCTCCGAGTCGGCGAACCGCTACGGGCTTAAAGTACTAAAGGAAGGTATACAGGATTACCAGTCTAATTATACAAGATTTTTCGTATTCGGTAAAAAGATGCATGCCCCTACGGGAAACGATAAGACCTCTCTTGCCGTCTACCTGGAAAAGGACATGCCGGGCGCATTATATGAGTTCCTTGGAGAGTTCGCGAACAGGTCCATCAATATGACGAGAATAGAGTCCCGGCCCTCGAAAAAAATGCTGGGCGAGTACTGGTTCTTTATCGATGTGGAAGGACACGCTGAGGACCTGGTATTACAGGAAGCTATATCTGCTTTAAAGGATAAGTGTACCACACTCAAGGTGTTAGGTTCATATCCTAAGGCAGAGACTTTATGA